From Rutidosis leptorrhynchoides isolate AG116_Rl617_1_P2 chromosome 3, CSIRO_AGI_Rlap_v1, whole genome shotgun sequence, a single genomic window includes:
- the LOC139897611 gene encoding uncharacterized protein, producing MESPLKVEMIKQAIKQVMEEVGGDTKSSTSSSDDDDDNHRHRLLSKLMSQLEKLEDESEANSQPTKENNTVSKSDEDEEQKIVKELKEVKKQNLITHCLLSVMILLTVVWQVSEVSIILKLKDGVSHPFRSIGNMFMGMIKPRKSNGNDEVIDSSSITSNLIEASPVHDLKIPELPHVELPKLDFSFIDEN from the exons ATGGAATCGCCGTTAAAAGTAGAGATGATTAAACAGGCGATTAAACAAGTGATGGAAGAAGTAGGCGGTGATACAAAATCGTCAACGTCATCATCCGATGATGATGACGACAACCACCGCCACCGTCTCCTCTCTAAATTGATGTCTCAG TTGGAAAAGTTGGAGGATGAATCGGAAGCCAACTCACAGCCAACCAAAGAAAACAACACGGTTTCGAAATCAGACGAAGATGAAGAACAAAAGATAGTGAAAGAGCTTAAGGAAGTGAAGAAACAGAATCTTATAACACACTGTCTATTATCAGTTATGATACTCCTCACTGTTGTTTGGCAGGTATCAGAAGTTTCAATTATTTTGAAACTAAAAGACGGAGTGAGTCATCCGTTTCGTTCAATTGGTAACATGTTTATGGGTATGATAAAACCACGTAAATCAAATGGTAACGATGAAGTAATAGATTCATCATCGATTACGAGTAACCTCATTGAAGCCTCCCCCGTTCATGATCTTAAGATTCCAGAGCTTCCTCATGTTGAGCTACCAAAACTCGATTTCAGTTTTATAGATGAAAATTGA